The Bactrocera dorsalis isolate Fly_Bdor chromosome 2, ASM2337382v1, whole genome shotgun sequence region TTATCTATGGAActcaatttcttttgcatggcaaGCACGGGCATGATTGCAGAACTCAGATGCTGAACTCAATTTCCGAGGGTTTTGAAGCATAAAAGCATCGCTGATACTGCGGCAATTTCACTTGACGTAtctccacaggaaatagtctaaaggcgtcaaatcgcacaatCGAGGCGACCAAtagactgggccatttcgtgataTAACACGTCCACCAAATTAggatttcaataaatcgattgtgacattcgctgtgtggcttgtggcaccgtcctgttgaaaccacatattgtccaaatccatatcatttatttcggaccaaaaatgttcggttatcattgagcggtaatgattcccattcacagtaacatACTGGTCTTGAGCATCACGGAAGTAGTACGGCTCAATGACGTCGTCGGCAAATCGCACaatcaataaatcgattgtgacattcgctgtgtggcttgtggcaccgtcttgttgtccaagtccatatcatctaTTTCGGGCcgaaaaataatatatcaaaaataaaaaaaaaatgctttatttgcgATGAGAGGTCGGGAAATTGAAGTAATATAACGTGTTAAAGTTGTTGAGGTTTAAAAACGGTTTAATTCAATTTTaggtaaaattatgaaaaactgCATATGACTTCTTCATTTTagcacccaggtagctcgttccatagGGTTTAGATTTTCTTTACCATCCTTCAGTCGAGGTTGTCTTACAGACAAGATTCAGATGTTTGCCATACacttcttggcaatctcgtccactatttcattgcccccAATGCCTTTGTGGCTTGGCACCCAGGACACTTcaggccgatatgcgatacgaggccTTGATTACTGCTTGGCTGTCTAGGCAGATATTGACTTTAGAGTTGCCTGTAGGTGCATTAGAGGCTAGCTCAGCGACTTTCGCAATatcaaagacctcagcttgaaatatactgcagtagTCTGCGATTTATTTCCTACTTTATCTTCGTTTAGCTTGATGCACTTGACCCAGCAATGTTCCAACTTTTTTAATACGTCtgaaaaaaatacgttttcGGGAGGTCTAAAAAGTAGGCCGCCGTGAGGAAGAGAGCCTTCTCGGTCATCATTCACTGCTGTTGGTATTATGAGTGAAACTTTcattaggaaaatatttatatgaccATCATTGTAAGCAACAGAATTTTCAAAGCTTTGGAATTAAGttctaaataaatgttttaattgctTTCTAATAAAAATCGCCAAGTTATGGTCCATGAAAGTCGTTGAAACAGTCAAGCCAGCAGTAACTGATGATATCCCTTAGACTTCTTTTAAGATGTTGGACTGGTTATTATTAACTACATGTAATAAATTCGAGGAGCAGTTGCATCCGCTGCACATAAGggaaagaaacaaaagaaaaaaaaaatgtttttaatcgaAATTATATTAactgtcttcgattcgccaagcGTTACTCTCGAGCGAATCGTACAAACTATGTCAGATGCTCAAACCAATGTGCAGCATTTGTGGTGCAACCCTACGCTAACATATCCGCTGATACATGCGAAAAAGTGTTATACTATAATTCCTTATTATTAGAAAAAGCTCTTCTCGCGTGAAAAAAAAACGCTGCAGTAatcctttatttttgtttttataaattgcTATAAtcttaagttttgaaaatacaagaaaaaaatgttattttcattTGTCGTTAGAATCATTCACATTAGTCCAACTgatttaaaatatgcaaaacaaaacttGGTAACATTGGAGTTAGCAGCTGTACTAATAATACCAATAGTTCAACtcgataacttttttattgaagCGACCAGAAGCGCGCAGAAAAATTGCGAAACGAAGACAGCTATTATAAAGGAATATCAGTTCACAAATTTTTAGTACAactttttattagaaataatatacatacatacatatatctactaatttaaattttaattaaatatttttgagtatttttataacttatagaatataaaagcaaaacaaattatttaaaaataaatttccatttttacaaaaataatttcttaaaacatAATATCACTAACAATTCACATTGCTTGTATAATATCCAATTgcgatatatattatatattagtatataaaatacaatGAGAAACGATTCTTATTTATTGCCTTGCAAATTAATGTACTTTCAAATTATATCATACATTTGCATTTTAGTCTCTGGCGAAAATTGTTGGGATAGAAAATATGTTATGccctaaaaatttttttttgattcatAATTTGGCATAAGCAGCTTTTTACTAAAGACTCTACTCACAATTTGCAGCTGAGTACGTTAAAAGGCGCTTAAAGTAACCGAAAAATGATTTTtggtattaattatttattactgGTTAACAAAAGTATACATAATAATGTTATACTAATGAAttgtaacaaaattttaatctgCACTTTTTTCTGCTaaagtgtaataaaaaattgttgttttatttctaCGAATTGACTTCTTGACAATTTATTTAATCTGTATtattaataatgatttttttttgattgcgtCATTAATCGATAGTTCGGTTAAGTTCAATAAGCAGTTTAACGATCGATTAAATTGTGATCAACatttgataattttaaatagagctaaaacgaatattttcattttgacaAATCTAAGAAAAAAGATGTATTTCTTTGACAAAGTTTGGCTaagataaatttaataaaatgtagtCTAATTAATTTACTAAGTatttaaaataactgaaaactaaattttcgaGTAGTCAAATAATTGTGCAGATTCCAATTAAATCTAATCTTCcacattatttatatacactgCAGTCTGTTAGCACGGACTTCAGTTTCCAAGATTCCCTCCATTTCATTAATTCAATTTGTTTGGCGGGCACTTAGAATTCTGTGTGGAAACTGTTTGCCGTGTCTATCATTTTGGAGGTGAGAAAAATCTCCGCATTTTCAGTTAACTGGAAGAGAAAAAGATTttcagaaacaaaataaatatttttaaaaaacatcgTAAGTAGCAATTTGCCTTTAATCTGCACCTCTCCTCTACTTACCTCGTTCAACGTCAGTCGCCCATCCTTGTTCTCATCACATAAACTGAATAGCGTTGCCGCCTCTTGCAGCGCATAACGTGGCGTCTTCGGATTTACATAATTCAATAACTCCTCCCTATCCGCCCTGCCATCGTTATTCTTATCAATAATTCGCTTGAATTCCGCCCTTCTCTCCACAACCGTCTGTGAGATGAGCGACTTTCTGCGTAAATCTTCATCATCATCCACATTTACTTCGGAGAACTCATCGATCGTCAACTGATCATCGCCATCCTGATCGAATTGTCGCAGTAAATCATCAACTAATTCCAGTAAATTTGATATACTCGATTCGGGATGTCGAAATGAAAGATACTCATCGATTGTGAGACTAAAGAGATCGGTGCGCGCTGCTTCCGACCAACGAGCCTTATCGCGCATCATATCTTCGCGCGCTTTTCTATTCAATGCTGTATGCTTTATCTCATTGTGCTCATCAATGTCTGCATCGGTCATGCCGTGCTCTTTGAGAAAGAAAGTGTGATATTCTTCCCATGTGATTAAGCCATCGGCGGGAGATTTGTCCACACGCTGAAATTCGTGTGGATTATTCTGTATCGCCTCCTCAATATGATCCAAGATCTTCTGATTTATGTAAACACCAAGTTCCTGAATTGTCAGCTCAGAGTTACCATCTCGATCGGCGCTAAAAGAGAAAATGGAGTGGGAGTATAATAGATTAGAGTAAAAAGCACTGAAAGTTATTTACTGAAAGTTAGTTAGTATATTTTTATCGATACTGTTAGATtacacttatttatttttaagaatatattggcgttgtttgatattttatacaaaattggACTAGACTGATATTAAACATATCACTTTATTACTCTAAATAAACTAACGGCTGTGTTTCTTTCGCAATCAGTTGCAATAACTATTGAACATAACTTGAGCAATTGCAGAGCTAtcttgaaacaagaaaaaaaacgttaacttcggttggaCCGAAATTATTTATGATGTGGATTCAGAACAAATGAGGTCTGTGAAATAATGAACTGCTTTAGTTTTTGAGACATAATTGCGGAGGTCAAAAATATTTACTCCTTACAAATATTACATAAGGATGTACATAGAAGGAGCgatccaaagtaaacaggactttttcaATCTAGTGTCGcctggtagcgccatctatatgtcgactggtctattagaatctgctatctttatcgattgtccagtgagaatttcatgacatttcattgattggaagtgaagttattgcgttttaagtgtcagtatgtttgtgttattatttattttttaggttggtagtactgtcagtcacatttttgtcaaatttcatgtcaaaatattcattagtgtttgagatacgtgtcgttttgggaactgctaaaagtgagttgtcgaaatttgttgagcaaaaaatttgcattaaattttgtttacgggtttatcaattttctgctgtggatacgttgaggatggtgcagaaagcctttggtgatgaggctatgtctaaaaaaaaatgtttacaagtggtatagtgagttccaaggcGGCCGTGAACGTGCCGAAGACGAatagcgtccagggcgaccatcaagcttaaccgacgaagctcacgttcaacaaatcagagatttggtgttgaaaaactgTCGATTTACAACTAGAGACCTTCCTGATGAAGGTCGCATATCGATatgctcagccaataccattttgaaggagtatttgggcctcaagcgcgtcaaatctcgactggtaccgaaaactttgaattttttggaaaaagttcgtgatcatttcgccaaaaactcaacccatatcgttccgcaaccaccgtattcacctgatctggcgccgtgcgacttctggctgttcaccaagctcaaaagaccgctccggggacaccgtttttatacgataaaggagattcaagccgcagcgaagacggaactgaaggccatcccggaaagtgactacaaccagtgtttcgaagattggaaaatccgttggcataagtgcattgcatcgggaggggattactttgaaggggatgaaattgatttggaagaataaataaagaattttcaaaataaatacaatgtcaccttattttttggacacGGTAGTAAAtcacgatcaacatgtgggccaatcaaaaactgtgcgtgaattaatcaaaaatcagccgaaatcgtcattgaaattcagggaaatcgaattgaacatctccaaaacatcgacttCGGTGGGCATACCGGCCAAGGAgataaaacactcgttcgacatgcttttggaccgtgcaaaaagctgtattgaagcagaaggagactattttgaattaCGACAGTTATATCCAATTACTTTCTTTTGGATCTATTCAACAGGAAAATACTTTAGCTTGTGACGTCAATTAgctttgcttaaaatattatgaaagtTTGACAGTTCGTTTATGACATAGCATGTCAAAATACTCTATTGTAATGGAATGAAAATGCATAAGTATGGGCGATATGGCTATGCTTTTATGATTTCATCATCAGAACAATAATTAGTACTACATATACACAATATTCATAATGTATTCATACTTTCTTGACTAAATAGATGAAAAGAGATAATGTTTCACTATCATTTCAGATACAAAGAGCGTAAAAATTTAATGTAGTTCAAAGAGaagtaaattaaatgtttaaataatgcgattatataaaattacttaTTAACAATATTAGTAAATTTCTGCATTTTCGAGTTTTGcagattttttatcaattaaccTAAAGTACCgcttaaaactttttaatttagcCGCTAAAAATAGTTAACGCTTTGCTTTGCTGACTATCGTCGGAAAACTTTACTCAACCGAAACAATTTCGAAACTATTTTAacgatacatacaaacataaacacATCAAGACTTACATATATAGGAGAATATGCTAGTGGACAAACATTCCtgtaagtgaaaatattttaagattatcAGAACTTTTCGGTAAACACGTTGTCTCCTTCACACGAAATTCGTATTAACCCAGTAGATTTTCCTGGTATCCACTGATTAATTTAGCAGCACTACTTCGAATAAATGAATAATTACGTATTATGTCATTGTCCAACAATGTATTGTCGTAAAAGTCTACTGAATGCACTGGTTAAACGCTATCGCCCGAACAGGTACGATTTCCTCAAACTGTTAAAACTGTTTAAGATTAAGCTACCTAAGCAATTTGAATGTACTCGAAGAACGGCTCCAACAATAGCATTTTATTCCTTCCTCGGAAATTGCCGGCAGGTGCATTGCTGAGAAGGTCGCTCTAAGGCTTATAGGATCTGCGTATATGAGGAGGTCAAAACAAAGTCACGTTGAAACTGTAAACTTGAACCACTGCGTCACAGAAGTCGGTTGCTGTGTCTCCACTTGCTTGCCGACTAGGAACAGAGAGAAGTTATTGAAGAAGATGCGCAGTAAGCTTTTTGATGAATGGGTCGAAGCAAAGGGGGGGAGTTTGGAGAGGAAGTTTTCTGAAATAAGGTTTCTAGCAAGCTTAGTTTTAGGCTACCGGGCTACTGCAGTGTTTTTCAGCTTCTATGCAATTGCGATGTCCTTCTGACTTAGAGAAGAGCGTAGGAGTTCAACTGAAATTAAATTCAAGCTTAAAAGAATTTCGTCGATTTGTGGCGGtctttttgatgaattctatAGGAGACGTAGGAACCGCAACACAACGGCGTTATAACATCCATCATTGTTCTGTTTGTGAACCGAAAGGGCTACTATTTTGTTACCCGCTTTTTGAGAGGCCTCTATTAAGTTTCCTACTGGGTATTTGttgatatgtaagtatgtatttatgttcaaaaagtaaaatcttttatttgtttttcattatgtaatttttgtaaCTCTGTGTTCGCATTCCGAAGTTCGATGCTTTAAGCGCCTGCGGGAGAGGCTTGCCgttaaaaagttttgcatttgCGTTTTAAATGCCGCATTGCAGAGCAGATCTTAGCAAAGATATCTAAGTAAAAGTTATAGCGCAGCAtagacaaacaaacattcaacatacatttatatatctgtatatttaCGATTACGTGCTTATTTGCACTTGTTTTATAGACCACTTAATTTAGTTAACTGTTGCCAAATTTTCTTGATACACAAGCAATAAATTAGcacatttttttgatattgtcTCAGTGCGGACTTTACATTCGAAACTTATGAGTaacagtaaattttacaaatttattttaaagtaattacCCTATAATTGGTTTTGGaacttattcaaatttaatagaatAATGTTCATTAgtgaacttttaatttttaattaagcatAGTGGTATTGGAAACGAGAATTagtattcaaaaattatgtaaaaatgtaacaaataaatatttcagccTCAGATTGgtataaaaatttgcattatttaCCTATCTTAAAAGAGGATTTGATTGAACTCTATTTCCTGAAAACTCATTTTGTTCTGTTTACGAAGAACACTATGTATTAAAGTCAAGACTCTACATCGTGAAGATTTCTGACCTTCTTACACTATCGCCAGATcttgacaaaaaaaaagttggtaTATTAATACACTGCTAACTTATTTTTCAGTGTGCAGCTTTCATTTTGGTGGTTTGATGACTCAGTtcttatttttaagaaatacaaATAGCAGCAAAATGTTTCCATTGGTGAATATCCGCGTTTGACAATCCTAGGTTTGTTTTGTGTGCATTGTAATTTAACAAAATGAGatttgaaataagaaaaacattaatttcgCTTGCGTGGAAGCTAGAATACCCCgcaaaaatagaaatagaaaagtTTCCATAAAGTAACTTGATTTTGACtggtcactttgtatgacaactataggCTGActcaatttgaataatttcttcggaaataaCACCGTTGCCTTGGACTATAACCTATGTCAAAACTGCATCTTGAAGATatgtcatcaaataaaaaagctttctgTACAAGTACTTCATTCCGCTCTTTCAAAAACTGTTGGAccagttcgcatatatacagaagGACACGGCTAAGCTCGTCTTGCTGatcagttatacatacataaatgcattttaCAGGGTCTCCGATGTGTACTTTTCGGTGTTACAAACTCCGTGCAAACTTCGTACAAACTTAATAAACCCTGTTCAAATATTACATTATTGTGatgataaaatagaaaaaatatttttatattacaacaagtaagaaagggttaagttcgggtgcaaccgaacattttacactcttgcaacttgcgaGAATCAAAGCCTGTAAAACGTtaaccagaggatcgaaatccaagcaattttatataaaatatcgtATATACAAGTGCAACTCATACACTGAAagacacataaggtttgttagaaaaccGACTcgaatttatctatttttccctataccacatactattaacatgccacatccTAAAAAACCAATCAtttagagtaaagtcagccggatgttcgaaaatcatgATATTCGTTATATATGGGCTAAGTcaagtttttgctcaaatttatctattttaggcactaAGATACACAGTTTTGAGTAAAACATTCttccttatttttattaagataacccatacattggccgatatatgcgttACAAAGccacccggaagttcgattatctttatattaggtatatggagctAATGGAAGGTTTTTGGAAAggcccgattcaacccattttttacaTACGGACACATTATTGTTGGAGAAgtattatccctgaatttcaattatatatctcacacattgaccgctATTTTTGGTCAAAGGTCAACTACTGATACTTAGATTTGAAAAGGTTTTGGTCATAAGGCGAAtttaatcccgttatattaattgctttattatttgtgtaccagaaagtaaaagaatcaagcTGAATTTAAAATGGTACTATATTGGAAGTACGAGTAGGTggggttattgtccgatttcgctcattttcgcaACGTAACataggaatataaaaaaaatgctaaattttgtcaaaatcggtCAGCCGAGGCTCGAGATATGGCATTTCACCAACAAGTgggccacgcccatcgtccaattatTACCCCGCCtccgcttttagtagttttgaacagtatcgttatatggggagtgaacggcgttttcatccgatttcattcattgtAGTATTAGTGCCGCCCGAATTTGGTAGTTGCAGTTTTAGTGGtttgaagatatgtatattaaacttatttgagGGCAGGCCAcgctactgcgatcccctgtgccaaattacagtttcatATCTGAATGTAATGCTTAGTCATGTACTCGTACCTTTATATGCTTTCGGTCattggcgatttgtgggcgcgGAAGTGGTCAGATTACGCCCACTTACAAACTCGTAATTTTTAAGGAACCTGCATACCACGTTtaatcaagatatctcaatattttactcaagttatagcttgcacgGATAGAAACTTTCTTGTCATCCTGACCGTTTATACATTGCATATATATTAaagcgttttttttattgaactattaatttttttcagtcccgttacgaaatttccttggaaatacccaaaaaaaactccctgaaaattttagcccttaatattaacattaagaactggaccaaggcctgtaaaaattttccatagaaaataaaatcgtgagtttttatctttaaattcctacagatcagaggtattttatggcatcgctttgactttaggcGCATGTTTCttagaattgttcactctacaaaagtgcccagtgcaacaaagtcgtaactcacaccagcgaggtagtacggggctctaaacttgatttttaaatgaaaatcgtattttttttgtatttatctcgtaaatgacaagagctatagaaaaaatttaaatgacagatttgtaggaaattttatttgttatttgttttgttttaattttttcgaacataTCTATTCGACTCGACTATTCATATCACCATCATttatcttgagacccagcatacattattggataatattcgacagaaCATACCACGTCCCGCAAGtggtgaagaaaatatagcagaccTAGTTGAGAGtccacgaagaccgtggagctcgattcggcgccgttcgcagcaactccgactgacgtatgaaacgacttggcgcattttacgtcaagatctAAAATTGGAAGCGAACAAAatacttgtgcaagaactgaagctgatCGACCTTCCTAAGCGATAAAAAGCTGCagaaagatccgacgttttctagccaaattttgttcagcgatggggaaatttctggctcaatgaatatgtaaacaaaaaaaattgcccCACTTGGAACGAAGAGGAACCTgattcaagagctaccatttcatccagaaaaaccaCGGTTTGAAGTGGGTTGTTGATtggtggaattatcggtccttatttcttcaaaaatcatgCCGCTGAGAATGTAAtcatcaatggcgaccgttataaCTGACTATttcatgcctgaaattgaagttcgtgacctcggcgacatttggtttaaacaagacggcgccacttcccacacattgcaacaatcaacggatttattgagaaaacacttcggtgagcaaataatttcacgttttgatcCTGTGGATTGGGaaccaatatcgtgccaaaatcgtgtgatatcacactcttagacttttttctgtggaacaaaacatcacgcatgttagttaccagtcaaaatgctcgaacgagtcatcgaaaattggattaaacGGATGGGCCATCTGAGCCGTGGCCAACTTTTGAAAGagatattcttcaaaaaataaatgccgaagaatattctttcgaatgaaagTAAACATTCCCGATTAAAGttcaagtttctgtgtttttggtCTAAAAAAGTAGGGAGCCTCGAAATGTATCACCCTTCATTTTATACTAAATCTCGTATAGATCTCGCATTAATTTCCGGTGAACGGAAATGAACTTACACAGCATTGAAAGTGTTTGACTTGCGAGATTAGAAATGCTGCTCCACGTGTTTgaaaaaactttcacatttcattATGTTGGAAAGTAATCATTCAAATACTGATCGGAGAAGGCTAAGAGGAAGTAAATAACAATATCGCTTATTGCCTAGCTAAAGGTTGtttgttatgtatatatgtatatatataacaatCAGGGTGACAAGACGGTTTTCAGGTGACTGCCTGTCCGTTCTTCTAATCGTCACTCCTGTAGGTGGAAGCGATAGCACAAGTGACACACATGTTCCATAGCACCCAAGGCCGGTTGGTACTGCAGATTGGCGGATAAGGTTAGCCACACTTATATAATGgcgttaaagaaaatattataaaggaCTATAATTCTCAccgagaaaatgttttttacaaCTTCAGAGGCTGTGTTAAAATGAGGAAATCGAATGGTAATCTCGACCACTTCCCTTATAACGGTCGACCTCCGAAGCGTTCGATTTTACATCCAGCCTGATATAAAAGGGCCTCATAGGAATCGGGGAAGCACT contains the following coding sequences:
- the LOC105228515 gene encoding 45 kDa calcium-binding protein produces the protein MSPLVSKLSKTFRWLRWSTICAILFYMFFIGLILHSTTYKLQHTLKSRAGSGDGGAAPQPGALPQQMLEYSNKYPIEAKAAIQQQSRLTKEALQRNGQKSVAEKVAVSAALHEQSSAANGNNVLKTPPEAVLATTFQQQNAQQRLSSASNGPAKQVGSQKSTAARVAAVVANDAAGGVVSVSGARQGGKPSEPETVILAASSVNEKQILEKAFKRADRDGNSELTIQELGVYINQKILDHIEEAIQNNPHEFQRVDKSPADGLITWEEYHTFFLKEHGMTDADIDEHNEIKHTALNRKAREDMMRDKARWSEAARTDLFSLTIDEYLSFRHPESSISNLLELVDDLLRQFDQDGDDQLTIDEFSEVNVDDDEDLRRKSLISQTVVERRAEFKRIIDKNNDGRADREELLNYVNPKTPRYALQEAATLFSLCDENKDGRLTLNELTENAEIFLTSKMIDTANSFHTEF